The proteins below come from a single Streptomyces spongiicola genomic window:
- a CDS encoding SMI1/KNR4 family protein produces the protein MTTGRMGLGTPPGSRGPGNAAPPNAAYAGQVVRFPDPVRAARHPEGVRVDERGFPDFSPYARAAAEIAAPPEGFGVDELRLTDYVSANAALAAAGHELWDTIPPVATPHGWTWHHVAGSRRLELVPVEVKALLRHHGGVATALVDQGKRGTRPLQETRPAHFGLPKGAVSVSERQLLGVEEDLGYRLPGAYRSFLKAAGGCAPVGVALDAALGLLVDQPFLTVREEAAVNDLVYANKCLRDHLTKDYLGVGFVQGGLLAVKVRGAAVGSVWFCAYDDARDRDGRTVAERVESLLLPCGEDFDAFLDRLVGNPPELETVANLMVDGGFAHAVPVGG, from the coding sequence ATGACGACAGGTCGGATGGGGCTGGGCACACCTCCCGGCTCCCGGGGCCCGGGGAACGCAGCGCCGCCGAACGCCGCCTACGCCGGACAGGTCGTTCGCTTCCCGGACCCGGTGAGGGCCGCTCGGCATCCTGAGGGTGTGCGGGTGGACGAGCGCGGTTTTCCGGATTTCTCACCGTATGCGCGGGCGGCGGCGGAGATCGCGGCACCGCCGGAGGGCTTCGGCGTCGACGAACTGCGGCTGACGGACTACGTGTCGGCGAACGCGGCGCTGGCCGCGGCAGGTCACGAGCTGTGGGACACCATTCCCCCGGTGGCGACGCCGCACGGCTGGACGTGGCATCACGTGGCGGGGAGCCGCCGACTGGAGCTGGTGCCGGTCGAGGTGAAGGCGCTGCTGCGGCATCACGGCGGTGTGGCGACGGCGCTGGTGGACCAGGGGAAGCGCGGGACCCGTCCGTTGCAGGAGACGCGGCCCGCGCACTTCGGTCTGCCGAAGGGCGCGGTCTCGGTGTCCGAGCGGCAACTGCTGGGTGTGGAGGAGGACCTGGGCTACCGGCTGCCGGGTGCGTACCGTTCCTTCCTGAAGGCGGCCGGAGGGTGCGCACCGGTGGGCGTGGCGCTCGACGCGGCGCTGGGGCTGCTGGTGGACCAGCCGTTCCTCACGGTGCGGGAGGAGGCGGCGGTCAATGACCTGGTGTACGCGAACAAGTGCCTGCGCGACCATCTGACGAAGGACTATCTGGGGGTCGGTTTCGTCCAGGGCGGACTGCTGGCGGTCAAGGTCCGCGGTGCGGCGGTGGGTTCGGTGTGGTTCTGCGCGTACGACGACGCCCGGGACCGGGACGGCCGGACGGTGGCGGAGCGGGTGGAGAGCCTGTTGCTGCCGTGCGGCGAGGACTTCGACGCGTTCCTGGACCGGCTGGTGGGGAACCCGCCGGAGCTGGAGACCGTCGCGAACCTGATGGTGGACGGCGGCTTCGCGCATGCCGTCCCGGTGGGGGGTTGA